A window of the Cynocephalus volans isolate mCynVol1 chromosome 10, mCynVol1.pri, whole genome shotgun sequence genome harbors these coding sequences:
- the SLC38A7 gene encoding sodium-coupled neutral amino acid transporter 7: MAQVSINSDHSEWGFSTDAGERARLLQSPCVDTAPKSDGEASPGGPGRGTTSTLGAIFIIVNACLGAGLLNFPAAFSTAGGVAAGITLQMSMLVFIISGLVILAYCSRASNERTYQEVVWAVCGKLTGVLCEVAIAVYTFGTCIAFLIIIGDQQDKIIAVMAKEPEGTRSGPWYTDRKFTISLTAFFFILPLSIPREIGFQKYASFLSVVGTWYVTAIIIIKYIWPDKEMTPGDILTRPASWMAVFNAMPTICFGFQCHVSSVPVFNSMRRPEVKTWGGVVTAAMVIALAVYMGTGICGFLTFGAAVDPDVLLSYPSEDMAVAVARAFIILSVLTSYPILNFCGRAVVEGLWLRYQGMPVEEDVGRERRRRVLQTLVWFLLTLLLALFIPDIGKVISVIGGLAACFIFVFPGLCLIQAKLSEMEEVKPASWWVLVSYGVLLVTLGAFIFGQTTANAIFVDLLA, from the exons ATGGCCCAGGTCAGCATCAACAGTGACCACAGCGAGTGGGGCTTCAGCACTGATGCCGGGGAGCGGGCCCGTCTGCTGCAGAGTCCCTGTGTGGACACAGCCCCCAAGAGTGATGGGGAAGCCTCTCCCGGGGGTCCGGGCAGAGGCACCACTTCCACACTTGGAGCCATCTTCATCATTGTCAATGCCTGCCTGGGCGCGGGGCTGCTCAACTTCCCAGCAGCCTTCAGCACGGCCGGGGGCGTGGCAGCCGGCATCACGCTGCAGATG AGCATGCTGGTTTTCATCATCAGTGGCCTCGTCATCCTGGCCTACTGCTCTCGGGCCAGCAATGAGAGGACCTACCAGGAGGTGGTATGGGCTGTGTGTGGCAAGCTGACGGGTGTGCTGTGTGAGGTGGCCATTGCTGTCTATACTTTTGGCACCTGCATTGCCTTCCTCATCATCATCGGGGACCAGCAGGACAAAA TTATAGCTGTGATGGCAAAGGAGCCTGAGGGGACCAGGAGCGGCCCCTGGTACACAGACCGCAAGTTCACCATCAGCCTCACTGCCTTCTTCTTCATCCTGCCCCTCTCCATCCCCAGGGAGATTGGCTTCCAAAAATATGCCAG CTTCCTGAGTGTCGTGGGCACCTGGTACGTCACTGCCATCATTATCATCAAGTACATCTGGCCAGATAAAGAGATGACCCCAGGGGACATCCTGACCAG GCCAGCTTCCTGGATGGCCGTGTTCAATGCTATGCCCACCATCTGCTTCGGATTTCAG TGTCACGTGAGCAGTGTGCCCGTCTTCAACAGCATGCGGCGGCCCGAGGTGAAgacctggggtggggtggtgacAGCTGCCATGGTCATAGCCCTTGCTGTCTACATGGGCACAG GCATCTGTGGCTTCCTGACGTTTGGAGCTGCTGTGGACCCTGACGTGCTCCTGTCCTACCCCTCGGAGGACATGGCTGTGGCCGTTGCCCGCGCCTTCATCATTCTGAGCGTGCTCACGTCCTACCCCATCCTGAACTTCTGTGGGCG GGCAGTGGTTGAAGGTCTGTGGCTACGCTACCAGGGGATGCCTGTGGAGGAGGACGTGGGGCGGGAGCGGCGGCGGCGAGTGCTGCAGACGCTCGTCTGGTTCCTGCTCACCCTGCTGCTGGCGCTCTTCATCCCTGACATTGGCAAGGTCATCTCAGTCATCGGGGGCCTGGCTGCCTGCTTCATTTTTGTCTTCCCAG GGCTATGCCTCATTCAAGCCAAACTCTCTGAGATGGAGGAAGTCAAACCAGCCAG